GGGGCTTCTTGTAAATTGTACCCGCGCATTACGCGGCAAAGTAAGGTTGATTTGTCCGTCAATGCTTAAAACGGCCAATTCTTCTTCGTTCTTAAATTCGGGGATAAGTTCCAGGGTTCCTTGCGCCGGCAGAATAAGGGAACGCTGATTGAGCGAGTGAGGACAAATGGGGGTAACCAGGTGTACATCTACCCCGGGTTCCACGATAGGCCCTCCGGCCGCTAACGAATAAGCGGTAGAACCGGTAGGGGTGGCTACAATAACTCCGTCACCGAAATAAGAAGGAATTTGTTTGCCGTTGAAAGAGGCGTTTAAGGTGAAAGCCCGCGGATGTGCGGCTCTTAATACGCAATCGTTAAAAGCCAAAAAATTTTGTTCTTCGGTGCCGGGGGCAAAAGTTTTTACCTGTAACATGAACCGTTCGGCAAATCGGCAGGAGCCGTCCAGGGCTTGTTCCAGGGCCGTTTCGAAATCCTCTTTTTCGCACGAGGCCAAAAAACCCAAAGTTCCGCAATTGATGCCGAATACGGGTAGCCCAAGCGGTGCCGTGGCGCGCGCAGAGCGTAACATGGTGCCGTCTCCCCCTAAACAGATTAAGAGACGAAAGGCTTGGGCCGAAAGCGTTTCCAAGGAAGTTAAAAAAACAGTTTCCAAGCCGCGTTTTTGCAAAAAAGAACCCACTTCCTGCGCCAACACACGGGCCAGGGGTTTCTGTTCATTAAAAAAGATAGCAAAACGGTTGGAATTCATAGTACTTTTATTGTAGCAAAAAAGACTGTGGGCGTGCCGCTGGGGAACTAATCTTTTTTCTCTGCTTTGTTTTCTTCCGTAAAGTGTTCAAAATGATATAATAAAGTATACAAGAAGGGGGAGTATTTATGTGGGACTATACCGATAAAGTAATGGATCATTTCAAAAATCCGCGCAATGTGGGAGCCATTCCCAACGCCGACGGCACGGGCCAAGTCGGCAGCCTGGTGTGCGGAGATGCCTTAAAATTGACGATTAAAGTAAACAAAGAAACGGAAGTAATCGAAGATGCTAAATTTGAAACCTTCGGTTGTGCCAGTGCCATTGCGTCTTCTTCTATTTTGACGGAGATGGTAAAAGGCAAAACCTTGGAAGAAGCCTCTAAAATTACCAACCAAGATATCGCTGATGCGCTGGGTACTTTGCCTGCCGAAAAAATGCACTGCTCCGTGATGGGCATGGAAGCCTTGGAAGCGGCTGTAAAAAGTTACCGTCAAGGTGGTGCGCCGGTGGTATTTGAACAGGAAGAAGAAAAAATCGTCTGTCATTGTTTCAATGTTTCCGAAGAAACCATTATCAAGGCGATTCGTTCCAACCATTTGAAAACGGTGGAAGATGTTACCCATTTTACCAAAGCAGGCGGTGCCTGTGGCAGATGCAAAGGGGAAATCCAAAAGATTTTAGATAAAGTAAATGTCGCGTGCGAACTCCCTTCCGCCCCGGCTAAAAAAACTTTCTCGCAAATGACGATTGTGGAAAAAATCAAAGCAGTGGAAACCGTGCTGGAAGAAGAAATTCGTCCGCGCCTTAACATGGACGGCGGTTCTGCGGAATTGGTCGATTTGGCGGGAAATACGGTGAAAATTCGCTTAATGGGTATGTGCAGCGGTTGTGTGAACGCGCAAGCAACCCTTAAAAACTTTATTGAAAAAACGCTGAAGGAAAAGTTGGACGAATCTATCAGCGTGGAACAGGCTTAATCTATGAAAGAAGTGTACTTGGATAATAACGCTACTACCCAGTGTGCCCCTGCCGTGGTGGAGGCGATGCTCCCTTTCTTTACCGAAAATTATGGTAATGCCTCCAGTATGCACACCTTCGGCGGTTCCAACCGCCGCCCGGTAGAAACGGCCCGTCAGCAAGTGGCCGCTTTGTTAAATGCCCGGTACGCCGACGAAATTATTTTTACTTCCTGCGCCACGGAAAGTGACAACACGGCCTTATTTTCTGCGGCGCGCTGTTTCCCGAATAAAAAACATATCATCACCTCTGCCGTGGAACACCCGGCTAT
The DNA window shown above is from Elusimicrobium sp. and carries:
- the nifU gene encoding Fe-S cluster assembly protein NifU, whose product is MWDYTDKVMDHFKNPRNVGAIPNADGTGQVGSLVCGDALKLTIKVNKETEVIEDAKFETFGCASAIASSSILTEMVKGKTLEEASKITNQDIADALGTLPAEKMHCSVMGMEALEAAVKSYRQGGAPVVFEQEEEKIVCHCFNVSEETIIKAIRSNHLKTVEDVTHFTKAGGACGRCKGEIQKILDKVNVACELPSAPAKKTFSQMTIVEKIKAVETVLEEEIRPRLNMDGGSAELVDLAGNTVKIRLMGMCSGCVNAQATLKNFIEKTLKEKLDESISVEQA
- a CDS encoding NAD(+)/NADH kinase, with translation MNSNRFAIFFNEQKPLARVLAQEVGSFLQKRGLETVFLTSLETLSAQAFRLLICLGGDGTMLRSARATAPLGLPVFGINCGTLGFLASCEKEDFETALEQALDGSCRFAERFMLQVKTFAPGTEEQNFLAFNDCVLRAAHPRAFTLNASFNGKQIPSYFGDGVIVATPTGSTAYSLAAGGPIVEPGVDVHLVTPICPHSLNQRSLILPAQGTLELIPEFKNEEELAVLSIDGQINLTLPRNARVQFTRSPLKAKLFCAQERDFFTILNRKLKWGSR